A genomic region of Rheinheimera sp. MMS21-TC3 contains the following coding sequences:
- a CDS encoding L-serine ammonia-lyase, producing MESISVFEIIKVGIGPSSSHTMGPWNAAELFINLIRKDHKITDVKEVFVEFFGSLAKTGIGHGTDIAGMLGLSGEDFKTIDTTKINEKIAAIKAANSLKLAAEVDIPFVYGHHLILNTLKSLDFHPNGMIFKAVFKDGTELEQDYYSIGGGFVATKEETSADEACTRTLYPCHLGKDVQFYCDKLGVSFSDLVYLNEESWRTRQETDATALSIWENIKDCIYKGVTQEGILPGGLRVHRRAAKLNRTLLGPDKHYTSRDQWYQMVVEAEASFVNINKWVSCFALAVNEENASFGRIITAPTNGASGIIPAVLMYSQAFTKFTGDDKIIRFLLVAGEIGTLFKKNATISAAMGGCQAETGVSSAMAAAGLTEIMGGSPGQVLMAAEIAMEHHLGLTCDPVAGLVQIPCIERNSMGAIKAITAANIAIESDPTNARVTLDEVIQTMWETAQSMNNRFKETSEGGLAIAVNIAEC from the coding sequence ATGGAATCAATTAGTGTATTTGAAATAATTAAAGTCGGCATTGGCCCATCAAGCTCACATACCATGGGACCATGGAATGCTGCTGAGCTATTTATAAACCTGATCCGTAAAGATCACAAAATAACTGATGTTAAAGAAGTATTTGTTGAGTTTTTTGGTTCCTTAGCCAAGACTGGAATAGGTCACGGCACTGATATTGCTGGTATGTTAGGTTTATCTGGTGAAGACTTTAAAACAATTGATACCACAAAAATTAACGAAAAAATAGCGGCAATAAAAGCTGCAAATTCGTTAAAGTTAGCAGCTGAAGTTGATATTCCCTTTGTCTATGGCCACCACCTCATTTTAAATACGTTAAAAAGCCTAGATTTTCATCCTAATGGCATGATTTTTAAAGCTGTATTTAAAGATGGCACTGAGCTTGAGCAGGACTATTACTCTATAGGTGGTGGCTTTGTCGCCACTAAAGAAGAAACTTCAGCTGATGAAGCTTGTACCCGAACTTTATATCCATGCCATTTAGGCAAAGATGTTCAATTTTATTGCGATAAGTTAGGGGTTTCTTTTTCTGATTTAGTTTATTTAAATGAAGAGAGTTGGCGTACTAGGCAAGAAACCGACGCAACAGCTTTAAGTATTTGGGAAAACATTAAAGACTGTATTTACAAAGGCGTCACTCAAGAAGGTATATTACCTGGTGGCTTGCGCGTTCATCGCCGGGCTGCAAAGTTAAACCGAACCTTACTGGGCCCAGATAAACATTATACTAGCCGCGATCAATGGTATCAGATGGTAGTTGAAGCTGAAGCCAGTTTTGTAAACATTAATAAGTGGGTATCTTGTTTTGCTTTGGCCGTAAACGAAGAGAACGCCAGTTTTGGCCGTATTATCACAGCTCCTACTAATGGTGCTAGCGGTATTATTCCTGCTGTTTTAATGTATTCACAAGCTTTTACCAAGTTTACCGGTGACGATAAGATCATCCGCTTTCTATTAGTAGCAGGTGAGATTGGTACTTTATTTAAGAAAAATGCCACTATTTCTGCAGCAATGGGCGGTTGCCAAGCTGAGACTGGCGTATCCTCAGCCATGGCGGCTGCAGGCTTAACTGAAATTATGGGTGGCTCACCAGGCCAAGTGTTAATGGCTGCAGAAATAGCTATGGAGCACCATTTAGGTTTAACCTGTGATCCTGTTGCGGGCTTAGTGCAAATTCCGTGTATTGAGCGCAACTCTATGGGGGCGATTAAAGCCATTACTGCGGCCAATATTGCCATAGAAAGCGACCCTACCAATGCCAGAGTAACCTTAGATGAAGTAATTCAAACCATGTGGGAAACAGCCCAAAGTATGAATAACCGTTTTAAAGAAACCTCTGAAGGCGGACTTGCTATAGCGGTAAATATTGCCGAGTGTTAA
- a CDS encoding serine hydrolase domain-containing protein — MSAVKLARLASQIEQALTRLNAEPAAGVTVAVALADGTILNHAHGIANTTAQQVMTSGALMPTGSIGKSYVAAVVLIMVADGLLELDAPIAPWFANSDWYYRLPNYHTITLRQLLNHSSGLIDHVFDTGTKFLKYLKHKINTNQASLPFCPLDLVQFSLDQEPLFSPGQGFHYSDTGYILIGMIIEQASSLSYFQQLSQRILAPQKLTNTLAFDRCNITGLVQGYPQQSQRLFAMPKQMLVKGNLVIHPSLEWTGGGLVSTTADLVRWAKLLFEAKVIAPHLLNEMLTSIAVPTQAETNELSYGYGLGINISHSKYGNCYHHDGFFPGYKSILTYYPAAKVALAMQVNTDGCNISPWLDEITSLVFNNLNL, encoded by the coding sequence TTGTCTGCAGTTAAGCTTGCTCGGTTAGCTAGTCAAATCGAGCAAGCTTTAACACGACTTAATGCAGAGCCTGCAGCTGGCGTAACAGTTGCTGTTGCTTTAGCAGATGGCACTATACTTAATCATGCTCATGGCATAGCTAATACTACAGCGCAGCAAGTAATGACTAGTGGCGCTCTTATGCCAACAGGCAGCATTGGTAAAAGCTATGTGGCAGCCGTAGTCTTAATTATGGTAGCAGATGGCTTACTCGAACTAGATGCTCCTATAGCCCCATGGTTTGCTAATTCAGACTGGTATTATCGTTTACCTAATTACCATACTATTACCCTACGCCAGTTACTTAATCATAGTAGCGGCCTTATTGATCATGTATTTGATACAGGCACTAAGTTCTTAAAATACCTAAAACACAAAATCAATACTAACCAAGCTAGCCTGCCATTTTGCCCTTTAGATTTAGTTCAGTTTTCGTTAGATCAAGAACCACTCTTTAGCCCTGGCCAAGGTTTTCATTACAGCGATACTGGTTATATTTTAATCGGCATGATTATTGAGCAAGCTAGCTCACTTAGCTATTTTCAGCAGTTAAGCCAACGTATATTAGCGCCACAAAAATTAACTAATACCTTAGCCTTTGATCGCTGCAATATCACAGGTTTAGTGCAAGGTTACCCGCAACAGAGCCAAAGGCTATTTGCTATGCCAAAACAAATGCTTGTTAAGGGTAACTTAGTTATTCATCCCTCATTGGAATGGACTGGTGGCGGCTTAGTTAGTACAACCGCTGATCTTGTACGCTGGGCTAAACTGTTATTTGAGGCTAAAGTGATAGCCCCGCATTTATTAAATGAGATGCTGACTTCTATAGCAGTGCCAACACAAGCAGAAACTAATGAGCTTAGCTATGGTTATGGTTTAGGCATTAATATTAGCCATTCAAAATATGGCAACTGCTATCATCATGATGGCTTTTTCCCAGGTTACAAGTCTATTTTAACTTATTATCCTGCAGCAAAAGTCGCTCTTGCCATGCAAGTCAATACCGATGGCTGTAACATTTCACCCTGGCTCGATGAAATTACTAGTTTGGTTTTCAATAATTTAAATCTTTGA
- a CDS encoding DUF2919 family protein, with protein MKPYPVFPVLDDHGLHKVPMRLYWLLLLLLRPFISWVLVLTLPKEQRDLLAYVYPLQQDFIIACIVASPLLLLLAAISQRKPKGQPVWFKVWRHSRIILLLVALTDLVLTLSHLPEQVMLDAPWRIVAPIAIFIGVLWLLRSRTLGLVFAEWPVATDKKSEKSANK; from the coding sequence ATGAAACCTTATCCTGTCTTTCCGGTATTAGATGACCATGGCCTACATAAAGTGCCTATGCGTTTATATTGGTTATTATTACTGCTATTACGGCCCTTTATTAGTTGGGTGTTAGTGTTAACTTTGCCCAAAGAGCAACGCGATTTATTAGCCTATGTTTATCCGTTACAACAAGACTTTATTATTGCTTGTATTGTTGCCAGTCCATTATTGTTGTTGCTAGCGGCTATCAGCCAGCGTAAACCTAAAGGCCAGCCAGTTTGGTTTAAAGTGTGGCGCCATAGCCGTATTATTCTATTGCTAGTGGCCTTAACCGATTTAGTATTAACCCTTAGCCACTTACCCGAGCAAGTGATGCTTGATGCGCCTTGGCGTATTGTGGCACCTATTGCTATTTTTATAGGTGTATTATGGCTACTTAGGTCGCGAACTTTAGGATTAGTGTTTGCAGAATGGCCAGTTGCTACTGATAAAAAAAGTGAAAAGTCAGCGAATAAATAA
- a CDS encoding DUF3392 domain-containing protein → MADLFNSLLNEWGSLFRPYVRDIALAMVATCLVVFGDDLNRAVRRQIVHLHFIWRTSIFILLCAFGYGALTIFLTPVVAKQLAKFSNLWLPWVCLIVFIILGSFAQRKRQL, encoded by the coding sequence TTGGCGGACTTATTTAATTCGTTATTAAACGAGTGGGGCAGTTTATTTAGACCTTATGTGCGAGATATTGCGTTAGCTATGGTAGCGACTTGCTTGGTGGTTTTTGGCGATGACCTCAACCGAGCTGTTAGGCGGCAAATTGTTCATTTACATTTTATCTGGCGCACTAGTATTTTTATTTTACTTTGCGCCTTTGGTTATGGTGCTTTAACTATCTTTTTAACCCCAGTGGTGGCTAAGCAGTTGGCTAAGTTCAGTAACCTTTGGTTACCTTGGGTGTGTTTAATTGTCTTTATCATCTTAGGCAGCTTTGCCCAGCGAAAACGCCAGCTATGA
- the ligA gene encoding NAD-dependent DNA ligase LigA: MTHSLVQQLQQLRQKLEQYSYQYYVLDQPTIPDAEYDRLFQQLQQIEAEHPELITSTSPTQRVGAKPLAKFSQVQHQMPMLSLDNAFDDESFLAFTKRIADSLDSSTEFVFCAEPKLDGLAVSIRYENGHLVQAATRGDGTTGENITTNVKTIRAIPLRLLGAVPEVLEVRGEVFMPLDGFTAMNAAAVKAGQKVFANPRNAAAGSLRQLDAKITAQRPLMFYAYGIGQVEDHNKYLAADSHYRQLQQLKQWGMPICPEIRQVTGSQSVLGYYQHILQQRAQLGYEIDGVVIKVDSLVQQQALGFVARAPRWAIAFKFPAQEMLTKLLAVEFQVGRTGAITPVARLEPVVVGGVTVSNATLHNQDEIARLGIKVGDQVVVRRAGDVIPQIVSVVLAQRPDDATDIVFPSQCPVCDSHIERIEGEAAARCSGGLFCAAQLKESIKHFVSRKAMDIDGFGDKLAEQLVEQELVKTPADIYKLDMPSLLGLERMAEKSAMNLLHAIAQSKQTTLAKFIYALGIRDVGEATAMSLANHFTSLENIQQATIEQLQQVSDVGAVVAERVYSFFSEPHNQTVISQLCQAGIHWPMIAQLEQTEQPLAGQTIVLTGTLTSMGRDEAKAKLQRLGAKVSGSVSAKTHAVIAGDNAGSKLIKANELNIVVWTEQKMLEVFSQYGVN; encoded by the coding sequence ATGACCCATTCACTTGTGCAACAACTGCAGCAATTACGACAAAAACTAGAGCAATATAGCTATCAGTATTACGTATTAGATCAGCCAACAATACCTGATGCTGAATATGATCGGCTTTTTCAGCAGCTGCAACAGATTGAAGCGGAACACCCCGAATTAATTACTAGTACATCACCTACACAAAGGGTAGGGGCTAAACCTTTAGCTAAGTTTAGCCAAGTGCAGCATCAAATGCCTATGCTATCGCTAGATAATGCCTTTGATGATGAATCATTCTTAGCTTTTACTAAACGTATAGCTGACAGCTTAGATAGCAGTACTGAGTTTGTTTTTTGTGCCGAACCAAAGCTAGATGGTTTAGCCGTTAGCATACGTTATGAAAACGGCCATCTAGTGCAAGCCGCAACACGGGGCGATGGCACTACAGGCGAAAATATTACCACTAACGTTAAAACTATCAGGGCTATACCGCTGCGTTTACTTGGCGCTGTACCAGAAGTATTAGAAGTACGAGGCGAAGTTTTTATGCCGCTGGATGGTTTTACTGCAATGAATGCTGCCGCAGTAAAAGCCGGGCAAAAAGTTTTTGCTAACCCACGTAATGCCGCAGCGGGAAGTTTGCGGCAACTAGATGCTAAAATTACCGCCCAGCGACCATTGATGTTTTATGCCTACGGTATTGGTCAAGTTGAAGATCACAACAAATATTTAGCTGCAGATAGTCACTATCGGCAACTACAGCAGTTAAAGCAATGGGGCATGCCCATCTGCCCAGAAATACGCCAAGTTACCGGTAGTCAGTCAGTATTGGGATATTATCAACATATTTTGCAGCAACGAGCGCAATTAGGTTATGAAATTGATGGTGTGGTGATTAAAGTTGACTCTTTAGTCCAACAGCAAGCCTTAGGTTTTGTAGCCAGAGCACCACGCTGGGCAATTGCTTTTAAGTTTCCCGCTCAAGAAATGTTGACTAAACTGTTAGCGGTCGAATTTCAGGTTGGTCGTACCGGTGCTATTACTCCTGTCGCAAGGCTAGAGCCAGTAGTAGTGGGCGGCGTTACTGTGAGTAATGCCACTTTACATAATCAAGACGAAATAGCACGCTTGGGCATTAAAGTGGGTGATCAAGTAGTAGTGCGTCGTGCTGGTGATGTTATTCCGCAAATTGTCTCTGTTGTTCTTGCCCAGCGGCCAGATGACGCTACTGATATTGTGTTTCCAAGCCAATGCCCAGTGTGTGACTCGCATATAGAGCGCATAGAAGGTGAAGCAGCTGCACGTTGTAGTGGTGGTTTATTTTGTGCTGCTCAATTAAAAGAGTCAATTAAGCATTTTGTTTCGCGTAAAGCTATGGATATTGATGGTTTTGGCGATAAATTAGCTGAGCAATTAGTTGAGCAAGAATTGGTAAAAACACCCGCCGATATTTATAAGTTAGATATGCCAAGTTTACTGGGGCTGGAGCGGATGGCAGAAAAATCAGCAATGAATTTATTGCATGCCATTGCGCAGTCTAAGCAAACCACTTTAGCTAAATTTATTTATGCCTTAGGCATTCGTGATGTTGGTGAAGCTACCGCTATGAGTTTAGCAAATCACTTTACCTCGTTAGAAAATATCCAACAGGCAACGATAGAACAACTCCAACAAGTCTCTGATGTGGGGGCGGTAGTAGCAGAAAGAGTGTATAGCTTTTTTTCTGAACCACATAATCAAACCGTAATTAGCCAATTATGCCAAGCCGGTATTCACTGGCCTATGATTGCACAGTTAGAACAGACAGAGCAACCTTTAGCAGGCCAAACCATAGTGCTAACTGGCACTTTAACCAGCATGGGCCGTGATGAAGCTAAAGCTAAGTTACAGCGCTTAGGTGCTAAAGTATCTGGTTCAGTGTCTGCAAAAACGCATGCCGTTATTGCTGGGGATAATGCTGGCTCTAAACTGATTAAAGCTAATGAGCTTAATATTGTTGTTTGGACAGAGCAGAAAATGTTAGAAGTGTTTAGCCAGTATGGAGTAAATTAA
- the zipA gene encoding cell division protein ZipA, whose amino-acid sequence MNDVMSFRIVLIIIGALVLIALLVHGIWTVRKNNGQPKHRYYDESEQPDTSLAPTAEGFDEYGIGEVRVVKQGAAKSSTNPLSPKPTATKVPLSKPTITKPTASQQVDNKAEWQAELPFTEKAEPELNFTALADEQTETISLSDIDYSEPSLEQEPTQAAPEPSEVLILYVLLPETKEIKGDELLSVLLTLGFKYGDMDIFHRHIDSSGSGEVLFSLANMFNPGTFDLDNMEKLQTRGVSLFMTLPGPGDALQNFNLMHNAAKKLASEFSGQVLDGQRSVLTVQTVRHYVDKIREFQRQKLIHG is encoded by the coding sequence ATGAACGACGTAATGAGCTTTCGTATAGTACTAATTATTATTGGCGCCTTAGTGCTAATTGCTTTGCTAGTGCATGGTATTTGGACAGTGCGTAAAAATAATGGTCAACCTAAACATCGTTATTACGATGAAAGTGAACAACCAGACACTAGTTTAGCGCCAACAGCAGAAGGCTTTGATGAGTATGGCATAGGTGAAGTGCGAGTGGTTAAGCAAGGTGCGGCTAAATCATCAACTAATCCTCTGAGCCCTAAGCCTACGGCAACTAAAGTGCCATTATCTAAGCCAACTATAACTAAGCCGACAGCTAGCCAGCAAGTTGATAATAAAGCCGAATGGCAAGCTGAGTTACCTTTTACAGAAAAAGCAGAGCCTGAGTTAAATTTTACTGCTTTAGCTGATGAGCAAACTGAGACAATTAGCCTTAGTGATATCGATTATTCAGAGCCAAGTCTTGAGCAGGAGCCTACTCAAGCCGCACCAGAGCCTAGTGAAGTATTAATATTATATGTTCTGTTGCCAGAAACTAAAGAAATTAAAGGCGATGAGCTGTTAAGCGTTTTACTTACATTAGGTTTTAAATATGGTGATATGGATATTTTCCATCGCCATATCGATAGTTCAGGTTCAGGTGAAGTATTATTTAGTTTAGCCAATATGTTTAATCCAGGTACCTTTGATTTAGACAACATGGAAAAACTACAAACCCGTGGTGTCAGTTTGTTTATGACCCTGCCAGGGCCAGGTGATGCATTGCAAAATTTCAATTTAATGCATAATGCGGCAAAAAAACTTGCTAGTGAGTTCTCTGGCCAAGTGTTAGATGGCCAACGCAGTGTGTTAACTGTGCAAACAGTGCGCCATTATGTTGATAAAATACGTGAGTTTCAGCGCCAAAAGCTAATCCATGGCTAG